A region of Ictalurus furcatus strain D&B chromosome 1, Billie_1.0, whole genome shotgun sequence DNA encodes the following proteins:
- the LOC128605053 gene encoding C1q-related factor-like isoform X1, whose translation MLLIILVVLIPVLVNSVGSNEDGRRYEVLGTCRMVCDPYMDKAGTVATGISSAAGIDVLAEAEPLSDHSVSPPLPTYIHGRPGKPGKPGPPGPPGPPGEPGPPGQMGPPGEKSKTAVAGIGSFNTGPHVAFYAGLRNPQEGYEILRFDDVVTNIGNNYDGASGKFVCKVPGTYFFTYNVLMRGGDGTSMWADLVKNGQVRASAIAQDQDQSYDYASNTVILHLDPGDEIFIKLDGGKAHGGNSNKYSTFAGFILYSD comes from the exons ATGCTTCTCATCATTTTGGTCGTACTCATTCCGGTCTTGGTGAACTCAGTGGGCAGCAATGAGGATGGTAGACGCTACGAGGTGTTGGGCACCTGCCGCATGGTCTGCGATCCATACATGGACAAGGCAGGCACTGTCGCAACGGGAATCAGTTCAGCAGCAGGCATCGACGTGCTAGCTGAAGCGGAGCCACTAAGCGACCACAGTGTGAGCCCGCCGCTGCCAACGTACATCCATGGCAGGCCGGGAAAACCTGGAAAACCTGGACCTCCTGGACCACCAGGGCCACCTGGAGAGCCCGGTCCTCCAGGTCAGATGGGGCCACCAGGAGAAAAAAGCAAGACAGCAGTTGCTGGCATTGGCAGCTTTAATACCGGTCCACATGTGGCATTCTACGCCGGCCTACGGAACCCGCAGGAGGGCTACGAGATCCTGAGGTTTGATGATGTTGTCACCAACATTGGCAATAATTATGATGGTGCATCAGGGAAGTTTGTGTGCAAGGTTCCCGGTACATACTTCTTTACCTACAATGTACTCATGAGGGGCGGCGATGGGACCAGCATGTGGGCAGATCTTGTGAAAAATGGACAG GTGAGGGCAAGTGCTATAGCCCAGGACCAGGATCAGAGCTACGATTACGCCTCAAACACAGTGATCCTGCACCTGGACCCTGGAGACGAGATCTTCATCAAGCTGGATGGTGGCAAAGCTCACGGTGGAAACAGCAACAAATACAGTACCTTTGCAGGCTTCATCCTTTACTCTGATTAG
- the LOC128605053 gene encoding C1q-related factor-like isoform X2, whose translation MLLIILVVLIPVLVNSVGSNEDGRRYEVLGTCRMVCDPYMDKAGTPLSDHSVSPPLPTYIHGRPGKPGKPGPPGPPGPPGEPGPPGQMGPPGEKSKTAVAGIGSFNTGPHVAFYAGLRNPQEGYEILRFDDVVTNIGNNYDGASGKFVCKVPGTYFFTYNVLMRGGDGTSMWADLVKNGQVRASAIAQDQDQSYDYASNTVILHLDPGDEIFIKLDGGKAHGGNSNKYSTFAGFILYSD comes from the exons ATGCTTCTCATCATTTTGGTCGTACTCATTCCGGTCTTGGTGAACTCAGTGGGCAGCAATGAGGATGGTAGACGCTACGAGGTGTTGGGCACCTGCCGCATGGTCTGCGATCCATACATGGACAAGGCAGGCACT CCACTAAGCGACCACAGTGTGAGCCCGCCGCTGCCAACGTACATCCATGGCAGGCCGGGAAAACCTGGAAAACCTGGACCTCCTGGACCACCAGGGCCACCTGGAGAGCCCGGTCCTCCAGGTCAGATGGGGCCACCAGGAGAAAAAAGCAAGACAGCAGTTGCTGGCATTGGCAGCTTTAATACCGGTCCACATGTGGCATTCTACGCCGGCCTACGGAACCCGCAGGAGGGCTACGAGATCCTGAGGTTTGATGATGTTGTCACCAACATTGGCAATAATTATGATGGTGCATCAGGGAAGTTTGTGTGCAAGGTTCCCGGTACATACTTCTTTACCTACAATGTACTCATGAGGGGCGGCGATGGGACCAGCATGTGGGCAGATCTTGTGAAAAATGGACAG GTGAGGGCAAGTGCTATAGCCCAGGACCAGGATCAGAGCTACGATTACGCCTCAAACACAGTGATCCTGCACCTGGACCCTGGAGACGAGATCTTCATCAAGCTGGATGGTGGCAAAGCTCACGGTGGAAACAGCAACAAATACAGTACCTTTGCAGGCTTCATCCTTTACTCTGATTAG